Genomic DNA from Phaeobacter porticola:
CGACAGGCCTGACTATGGGCTGGTGCACAATATTGGTACCTTCAACCCGCTGCGGGTCGCGTTCCATGAATGGGTCAGCATTTTCAAGGATGTGACCAAACCCGGCCTGACAATACGGCAGCGCTTTCTCTACGCTGTTGCCCCACCGGGCTACAGTCATGACGGCAGCCGTGACAGTTCTGAGACGATCCGCGCCAAACACCTGAAACGACACCCCGAAGATGTTGGCAGCGCAGGTTTTGACAGGCCCTAGCAGCCTGTCACGGCCTTCATCTAAAGTTCTATCTTTAATTAAAGCGCAACCCTTTTGCGCCAGGGTCTAGTCTGACCCATATTGATCGAACGACGTCAGCGCCAAGGGACCAATCCGTGAAGAAAAAGCATAAGGTTATGGCCGACATGCCAGAGGGGGGCGACAACCCGCTGACCTCTGCTGTTGTAACACGTGATCGCTCTACCCTCGATATGGTCAGCGACGCGATTCGCCATAACCAAACAATGCTTGCCTATCAGCCGATCATGCAGGCTATGCCACCGCAGGGTGTCGCCTTTTACGAGGGGTATATTCGGGTGCTGGATGCCACAGGCCGGGTCATCCCAGCACGCGATTTTATGCCTCTGGTTGAGGACAAGGAAGAAGGGCGCGAACTGGACTGTCTTGCGCTAGAGCATGGGTTGAAAGCACTGGCCCGCAGCCCGAACATCCGCCTTTCCGTCAACATGTCTGCACGCTCCATCGGCTACCAACGCTGGCTGCGGGTACTGGATCAGTATCTGAAAAAGGATGCAACACTTGGCGAGCGGCTGGTACTGGAGATCACGGAAGCCTCTGCTATGGCGACGCCAGAGCTGGTCATCGACTTCATGGACCGAATGCAAAAGCATGGCATCGCTTTTGCCCTCGACAACTTTGGTGCCGGGGCAACCGCTGTCAGCTACTTTCGGCAATTTTTCTTTGATGCGGTGAAAATCGACGGACAGTTCATTCGCGCCATCCATGCCAGCCATGACAACCAGGCAGTTGCGCGCGCACTTGTCGGGATCGCCAAGCAGTTCGACATGTTAGTGGTGGCCGAATCGGTCGAAAGCCCCGCAGATGCCGAATTCTTGATTTCCATCGGTGTTGACTGCCTGCAGGGGTATCTGTTTGGCGCGCCATCGGTCAGCCCGCCCTGGCTGGAAGATCTGCGCACGAAAAACCGCGCCTCCTAATTCATTCCAAATTGCACGTCCTAGCTGGTTTTGTACGGCTCGCTGAATGCGCTGTTGCCCCTGCATCTGAGATCGCTCTGTGTCTGCATGCAATGATTGCTTGGCAAAGCACCGGCCCTGTCACAATATGATTTCAATAGAATAGATTGACACGGGCTCTGCCTGTGGGACACCTTGCGTGTGCTGCACG
This window encodes:
- a CDS encoding EAL domain-containing protein, with translation MKKKHKVMADMPEGGDNPLTSAVVTRDRSTLDMVSDAIRHNQTMLAYQPIMQAMPPQGVAFYEGYIRVLDATGRVIPARDFMPLVEDKEEGRELDCLALEHGLKALARSPNIRLSVNMSARSIGYQRWLRVLDQYLKKDATLGERLVLEITEASAMATPELVIDFMDRMQKHGIAFALDNFGAGATAVSYFRQFFFDAVKIDGQFIRAIHASHDNQAVARALVGIAKQFDMLVVAESVESPADAEFLISIGVDCLQGYLFGAPSVSPPWLEDLRTKNRAS